The following proteins come from a genomic window of Macaca thibetana thibetana isolate TM-01 chromosome 15, ASM2454274v1, whole genome shotgun sequence:
- the CER1 gene encoding cerberus, whose protein sequence is MHLLLLQLLVLLPLGKATRHQDGRQNQNSLSPALLPRNQRELPTSNHEEAEEKPDLFVAVPHLVGTSPAGEGQRQREKMLSRFGRFWKKPEREMRPSRDSDSEHFPPGNQSLIQPIDGMKMEKSPLREEAKKFWHHFMFRKSPASQGVILPIKSHEVHWETCRTVPFSQTITHEGCEKVVVQNNLCFGKCGSVHFPGAEQHSHTFCSHCLPAKFTTMHLPLNCTEVSSVIKMVMLVEECQCKVKTEHEDGHFLHAGSQDSFIPGVST, encoded by the exons ATGCATCTCCTCTTATTGCAGCTGCTAGTACTCCTGCCTCTAGGAAAGGCCACACGGCACCAGGATGGCCGCCAGAATCAGAATTCTCTTTCCCCTGCACTCCTGCCAAGGAATCAAAGAGAGCTCCCCACCAGCAACCATGAAGAAGCTGAGGAGAAGCCAGATCTGTTTGTCGCAGTGCCACACCTTGTAGGCACCAGCCCTGCAGGGGAAGGCCAGCGGCAGAGAGAGAAGATGCTGTCCAGATTTGGCAGGTTCTGGAAGAAGCCTGAGAGAGAAATGCGTCCATCCAGGGACTCAGATAGTGAGCACTTCCCACCTGGGAACCAGTCCCTCATCCAGCCGATAGACGGGATGAAAATGGAGAAATCTCCTCTTCGGGAAGAAGCCAAGAAATTCTGGCACCACTTCATGTTCAGGAAAAGTCCGGCTTCTCAGGGGGTCATCTTGCCCATCAAAAGCCATGAAGTACATTGGGAGACCTGCAGGACAGTGCCTTTCAGCCAG ACTATAACCCACGAAGGCTGTGAAAAAGTAGTTGTTCAGAACAACCTTTGCTTTGGGAAATGTGGGTCTGTTCATTTTCCTGGAGCTGAGCAGCACTCCCATACCTTCTGCTCTCACTGTTTGCCTGCCAAGTTCACCACGATGCACTTGCCACTGAACTGCACTGAAGTTTCCTCCGTGATCAAGATGGTGATGCTGGTGGAGGAGTGCCAGTGCAAGGTGAAGACGGAGCATGAAGATGGACACTTCCTACATGCTGGCTCCCAGGATTCCTTTATCCCAGGAGTTTCGACTTAA